The following coding sequences are from one Carassius auratus strain Wakin chromosome 47, ASM336829v1, whole genome shotgun sequence window:
- the LOC113064865 gene encoding PDZK1-interacting protein 1: MGKSFTVLHWLVLTLGLVAAQAEIPEKAEQALPNWLTGIIAVAVFLFLVFIAFLVNKAWCKTPSEAEAVPTEYAMTNGSTHETSLDAVRSSEDPKAYENVIVHQTDEKVTKM; encoded by the exons ATGGGCAAATCATTCACCGTGCTTCACTGGCTTGTCCTCACTCTGGGGCTAGTTGCGGCGCAAGCAG AAATTCCAGAGAAAGCTGAGCAAGCTCTGCCAAACTGGCTGACGGGAATCATCGCCGTCGCGGTTTTCCTCTTTCTCGTCTTCATCGCCTTCCTTGTAAACAAAGCCTGGTGTAAAACTCCAAG CGAAGCAGAAGCAGTGCCCACTGAATACGCCATGACTAATGGATCAACCCATGAAACCAGTCTTGATGCAGTCAG GAGCAGTGAAGACCCTAAAGCATATGAGAACGTGATCGTTCACCAAACAGATGAAAAAGTGACCAAGATGTAA